In one window of Thermodesulfobacteriota bacterium DNA:
- a CDS encoding copper-translocating P-type ATPase: MTADYRRRFIVCTILTFPVLMLSPMLQEWTGLVFRFPGDTLLLLAFSTAIYLYGGTPFIRSSFEELRARNPGMMTLIALAITVAFLYSAAVAFGFEGAALFWELATLVDIMLLGHWIQMRSLLGASSALDALARLMPSVAHRVGAGGSVEDTPIEEIRPGDRVMVRPGEKVPADGTITEGESSVDESMLTGESVPVEKAPGDKVIGGSINAEGSLTVSVDKSGGESYLSDIMGLVRAAEESRSRSQDLANRAARWLTFVAIVAGAATFLAWWAVSGQESAFAIERMVTVMVISCPHALGLAVPLVVAVSTALSAGKGLLIRDRISFEEARRIQTIIFDKTGTLTEGRFGVTDTAGFGGRDGKEALLLAASIEANSSHPIARAIAGSVEERLPVEGFRSLPGKGAEGTVRGRDVKVVSPGYMRENGIAFDSGAYERLTGEGKTVVFVVSEGKAVGAIALADRIRPESMEAVRRLKEMGITPVMLTGDNRNAAGAVARELGIEEYFPEVLPEKKAEKVREVRARGLKVAVVGDGVNDAPALAEADVGIAIGAGTDVAVEAAGIILVRNNPLDAVSIIGLARATHRKMAENLAWAAGYNVFAIPLAAGVLYGYGILLSPAFGAVLMSLSTVIVAVNARRLKVPEAG, translated from the coding sequence ATGACCGCCGACTACCGGAGGCGCTTCATCGTCTGCACAATCCTCACGTTCCCGGTCCTCATGCTCTCTCCCATGCTCCAGGAGTGGACAGGGCTTGTCTTCAGGTTTCCTGGCGACACGCTTCTCCTTCTCGCCTTTTCGACCGCGATTTACTTGTACGGCGGCACCCCTTTCATAAGGTCAAGCTTTGAGGAACTCCGGGCCAGGAACCCGGGGATGATGACCCTTATCGCGCTCGCGATAACCGTAGCCTTTCTCTACAGCGCCGCCGTGGCGTTCGGCTTCGAGGGAGCGGCGCTCTTCTGGGAGCTCGCCACCCTCGTGGATATCATGCTCCTCGGCCACTGGATTCAGATGAGATCGCTCCTGGGGGCCTCAAGCGCGCTTGACGCGCTCGCGCGGCTCATGCCGTCGGTCGCCCACAGGGTAGGCGCCGGCGGGAGCGTGGAGGACACCCCGATAGAGGAGATCAGGCCCGGCGACCGGGTGATGGTAAGGCCCGGGGAAAAGGTCCCGGCGGACGGGACGATAACCGAGGGGGAGAGCTCGGTCGATGAATCCATGCTGACCGGAGAATCAGTGCCCGTGGAAAAGGCCCCGGGTGACAAGGTCATAGGCGGCTCCATAAACGCCGAGGGCTCGCTCACCGTAAGCGTCGACAAGAGCGGGGGCGAATCGTACCTCTCCGATATAATGGGGCTCGTAAGGGCGGCTGAGGAGAGCAGATCGAGGAGCCAGGACCTGGCGAACAGGGCCGCCAGATGGCTCACCTTCGTAGCCATAGTCGCGGGCGCCGCTACCTTCCTCGCCTGGTGGGCCGTATCCGGCCAGGAGTCCGCGTTCGCCATAGAGCGCATGGTGACGGTCATGGTCATATCATGCCCGCACGCGCTCGGCCTTGCCGTGCCGCTCGTGGTGGCGGTCTCGACCGCGCTCTCCGCCGGGAAGGGGCTTCTCATACGCGACCGCATCTCCTTCGAGGAGGCAAGGCGCATACAGACGATCATATTCGACAAGACCGGCACGCTCACGGAAGGCAGGTTCGGAGTGACCGACACCGCCGGCTTCGGCGGCAGGGACGGAAAAGAAGCGCTCCTCCTCGCCGCCTCAATCGAGGCAAACTCCTCGCACCCCATAGCCAGGGCCATAGCCGGTTCCGTAGAGGAGCGGCTGCCTGTGGAAGGCTTCAGGTCGCTTCCGGGAAAGGGCGCAGAGGGGACTGTCCGGGGCCGCGACGTCAAGGTAGTAAGCCCCGGCTACATGAGGGAGAACGGCATTGCGTTCGACTCGGGCGCGTACGAGAGGCTTACGGGCGAGGGAAAAACGGTCGTCTTCGTGGTCTCGGAAGGGAAAGCGGTCGGGGCCATTGCGCTTGCAGACAGGATACGGCCCGAGTCGATGGAGGCCGTAAGGCGGCTCAAGGAAATGGGGATAACGCCCGTGATGCTGACCGGGGACAACAGGAACGCAGCGGGGGCGGTCGCGAGGGAGCTCGGCATCGAGGAGTACTTCCCGGAAGTCCTGCCGGAGAAGAAGGCGGAAAAGGTCAGGGAGGTGCGGGCAAGGGGGCTCAAGGTGGCCGTGGTAGGCGACGGGGTAAACGACGCGCCAGCCCTCGCGGAGGCCGACGTAGGGATAGCGATAGGCGCCGGGACCGACGTGGCCGTGGAGGCGGCGGGCATAATACTCGTAAGGAACAACCCTCTCGACGCGGTCTCGATCATCGGCCTTGCCAGGGCGACCCACAGGAAGATGGCCGAGAACCTTGCCTGGGCTGCCGGCTACAACGTCTTCGCGATACCGCTAGCCGCCGGGGTGCTCTACGGATACGGGATACTCCTGAGCCCGGCTTTCGGGGCCGTACTCATGTCGCTAAGCACGGTCATAGTCGCGGTAAACGCAAGGCGGCTCAAGGTGCCGGAGGCGGGCTGA
- a CDS encoding response regulator — MKPRVLAVDDDERNLALLSAKLEREGYEIETAGNGLEALKKVTTFHPDLVIMDVMMPQMDGYETLRHLKSREETRYIPVIMLTGRAEVEDKVLGFEVGAEDYINKPYSLQEVAARVKSLLRMRALQTKLRDTEKVAALGEMVDGIAHEIRNPLTAIGGIARRLYEHETDPQHREYAQWIIRSVERLERMLGRIDEYKRILVSTLVKGNINKVAGDAANDIREYIEGLGRKIDVKARLMPDPPPVSYDYGNMKTAIFNVLQNSVEAIEGEGAITVETAPAPDEAIAIRVTDTGVGMTREEIRKIFNPFQSTKFEGAGLGLTITYRIVQDHGGEIEVESEKGRGTTVTIRLHPAR; from the coding sequence ATGAAGCCCCGCGTGCTTGCCGTTGACGACGACGAGCGGAACCTCGCGCTCCTTTCGGCCAAGCTCGAACGGGAGGGCTATGAGATCGAGACCGCCGGCAACGGCCTCGAGGCGCTCAAGAAGGTGACGACCTTTCACCCGGACCTCGTCATAATGGACGTAATGATGCCCCAGATGGACGGGTACGAGACGCTCAGGCACCTCAAATCGAGGGAGGAGACGAGGTACATCCCGGTCATCATGCTCACGGGCAGGGCCGAGGTCGAGGACAAGGTGCTCGGGTTCGAGGTCGGCGCCGAGGACTACATAAACAAGCCCTACAGCCTCCAGGAGGTGGCGGCCAGGGTCAAATCGCTCCTCAGGATGAGGGCCCTCCAGACCAAGCTCAGGGACACCGAAAAGGTCGCGGCCCTCGGCGAGATGGTAGACGGCATAGCCCACGAGATAAGGAACCCCCTTACTGCCATCGGCGGCATAGCCAGAAGGCTTTACGAGCACGAGACAGACCCCCAGCACAGGGAATACGCCCAGTGGATAATCAGGTCGGTCGAGCGGCTCGAGCGCATGCTCGGGAGGATAGACGAGTACAAGAGGATACTTGTCTCCACCCTCGTGAAAGGCAACATAAACAAGGTCGCCGGGGACGCGGCAAACGACATAAGGGAGTACATAGAGGGGCTCGGTAGAAAGATTGACGTGAAGGCCAGGCTCATGCCTGACCCCCCTCCCGTGAGCTACGATTACGGCAACATGAAGACCGCCATATTCAACGTCCTCCAGAACTCGGTAGAGGCTATAGAGGGGGAGGGGGCGATAACCGTCGAGACGGCACCGGCCCCGGACGAAGCAATCGCGATACGCGTGACCGACACCGGCGTGGGCATGACCAGGGAGGAGATAAGGAAGATATTCAACCCGTTCCAGTCGACCAAGTTCGAGGGCGCAGGGCTCGGCCTTACCATCACCTACCGCATCGTCCAGGACCACGGCGGAGAGATAGAGGTCGAGAGCGAGAAGGGCAGGGGCACGACCGTAACGATAAGGCTCCATCCGGCAAGATAG
- a CDS encoding tetratricopeptide repeat protein yields the protein METRGPALAGGNSDALDGLRKTLDEKRKGGDRQGELSALLDMGKALVSAGRYVEAEKTTGQAVRLGKKLNNEKGLSAAYDLQAEAWLLSGNPEKALRALDKAGKGSGAGHESGARLNLRGLALMEIGRHEEASRVLMSALDANRRSGDKAGLARSYRALGSTAMAAKSPDALTFFMEAYRLDREAGDMENVGYGLGKMAEISLEKGRQEEAVFLFERSYAAYREAGSEEGALNGLGSLIEVLRALGQDEKALYYSGVKEDILNKMEGGRRDR from the coding sequence GTGGAAACCAGGGGCCCGGCCCTGGCCGGCGGCAATTCGGACGCCTTGGACGGCCTTCGAAAAACCCTGGATGAGAAGAGGAAGGGGGGCGACAGGCAAGGGGAATTGTCCGCGCTCCTGGATATGGGCAAGGCCCTCGTCTCAGCCGGAAGGTATGTAGAGGCCGAAAAAACAACCGGACAGGCCGTGAGGCTTGGGAAGAAGCTCAATAACGAGAAGGGGCTTTCAGCAGCTTATGACTTGCAGGCCGAGGCCTGGCTTCTTTCCGGCAATCCGGAAAAGGCGCTAAGGGCATTGGATAAGGCCGGCAAGGGGTCCGGGGCAGGGCATGAGTCAGGCGCCAGGCTTAATTTGAGGGGGCTTGCGCTCATGGAAATCGGCAGGCACGAGGAAGCCTCCAGAGTCCTCATGTCCGCTCTCGATGCGAACCGGCGCTCGGGCGACAAGGCCGGCCTTGCAAGATCATACAGGGCGCTCGGGTCCACGGCCATGGCCGCGAAAAGCCCGGACGCGCTCACGTTCTTCATGGAGGCCTACAGGCTGGACAGGGAGGCGGGCGACATGGAAAACGTGGGATACGGCCTCGGCAAGATGGCCGAGATAAGCCTCGAAAAGGGAAGGCAGGAGGAGGCGGTCTTCCTCTTTGAGCGCTCATATGCCGCTTACAGGGAGGCAGGCTCGGAAGAGGGCGCGCTAAACGGGCTTGGAAGCCTCATCGAGGTGCTTCGCGCGCTCGGCCAGGACGAAAAGGCCCTATATTACTCGGGAGTCAAGGAGGATATTTTGAATAAAATGGAAGGCGGCAGGCGGGATAGATGA